The DNA window CTAGGTGCCATCCGGGCGGCATCGCAGAACATTAGCTACGAAATCGCGCTGGGTCTGTCGATCATCACGATTCTGATGATGACGGGTTCGCTGTCGGTGCGGCAGATCGTTAATGAGCAAGCCAGTTTTTTCGAGTGGAACGTATTCACGCAGCCACTGGGCTTTATCATCTTCCTGACCTGCTCGTTTGCGGAGTGTAACCGCACCCCGTTCGATTTGCCCGAGTGCGAAACCGAACTGGTTGGCGGTTACCACACCGAATATAGCTCGATGAAACTGGGTCTGTATCTGTTCTCGGAGTACATCAACATGTTCGTGTCGTCGGCCTTTATCTCGGCGCTATACTTCGGCGGTTTCCACTATCCGTTTATGAACGAAGTGAACGGTGCACTGGAAAATTCGCTGGGGGCTATCACTGGTCATAACCTGGCTACAGCACTCGGATTCCTTGTTTTCTTCGGCAAGATTCTGTTCTTCATCTTCTTTTTCATGTGGGTGCGCTGGACGCTCCCTCGCTTCCGCTACGATCAGCTGATGAATCTGGGCTGGAAAATTTTCATTCCTCTGTCGATTCTGAACGTTGTTATAACGGGTGCTGGCCTGCTGTACAATTTCAAGTACTCGTCCTGGCTAATCGCAATTGTTATGATTGTGCTGGCCGTTACATCGCAGGCCAAAGCGCCAAAGCAGCAGGTCGTACCACAGAGAAGTTAACCAGTTTGTAGTTTGTAATTCGTGGTTGCTTCAACCAGCGGAACTACAAACCACAAACCACGAACTATAAACCTCATGCAACTTACCAATCGCGCCAAGCAGGTCAGTAATAAAGAAATGACGCTGGCGGAAAAGATGTATCTGCCAGCGGTGGTGAGTGGGCTTGCCATCACCATCAAACACTTCTTCCGTAAGAAGCCGACAATTCAGTATCCGGAAGTAAAAAAGTATCTCGGACCGATCTATCGGGGACACCACATCCTAAAGCGCGACGAACAGGGGCGTGAGCGCTGCACGGCCTGCGGTCTGTGTGCCGTTGCCTGCCCGGCCGAAGCTATTTCTATGGTAGCCGCCGAGCGCGAAAAAGGAGAAGAGTCACTCTACCGGGAAGAGAAATACGCGGCTGTCTACGAGATCAACATGCTGCGCTGCATATTCTGCGGCCTGTGTGAAGAAGCCTGTCCGAAGCAGGCCGTATATCTGCGGCACGATCAGATGGTGCCCGTATTCCTGGAGCGCGACGAGGTGATTTACGGTAAAGACCGGCTGGTGGAAAAAATGGACGACCGCTATATTCGGAAGAACTCGGAAGTCAAAACGACGCCAACCGAACCTAGCCTGACTCGCTCAGCCACCTAGTATTGACTGCTTTCCCAGCCTGTTCGCTTCTGCTATAACCAAGCTATGACCGAATTTCTAACGTTTATCAAATCACTGACGCCTACCGGCTATCTGTTTCTGATCCTTACCGCGCTGACGCTTATCAGTGCCATGGGCGTTGTAACAGCCCGCAACCCGATCTACAGTGTGCTGGCGCTGATTGCCACGTTCTTCTGCCTGTCGGGGCACTACATTTTGCTTAATGCCCAGTTTCTGGCAGCCGTTAACATTATCGTGTATGCAGGAGCCATCATGGTACTGTTTCTCTTCACGATCATGTTTCTGAACCTGCGGAAAGATGACGAAGAGTCGAAAACGAACCTGACGAAGATAGCGTCGGTCATTGTGGGAGGCACCTTGATGGTGATGCTGATTATGATCTTCCGGGCTAAATCGTCGCAAATGCCGACCGGTAGCGTCGTCGGATTTGATTCGCAGACCGGTATGGTCGAGAATCTTGGTCATCTGCTCTACGGCAGCTATATCCTGCCGTTCGAACTGGTTTCGGTCCTGTTCCTGATCGCGATGGTCGGCGCGGTGATGCTGGGTAAGCGCGAAGCTGGCGATCGCCATTTTTAAACCTGACCACCTGAGCAATTAGTAAAGCCACCCATTGGGTGGCTTTTTTTATGGCCTGCACCAGCAAATCATTTCATTCAGGCCATAATAGTATGCGTGCATAATAATATCGCCCGAACGTGTAATTTTTCGACTGAAAAGTAGGTTATTGCGCTATAGTTCATCGAATAAGTCAATAAACCTGGTTCATATATGGACGCATACATCGTAGCCGGTTATCGGACGGCGGTAGGTAAAGCACCTCGCGGTGGCTTACGCCTAACCCGCCCCGACGATATGGCGGCTGAAGTTATCAAGCATTTGCTCAGTCAGGTACCGGCGCTGGATCCCGTACGCGTTGAAGATCTGATCGTGGGCAATGCAGTGCCCGAAGCAGAGCAGGGCATGCAGATCGCCCGGTATATCGCGCTGCTTTCATTGCCAAACAGTGTGCCCGGCTTTACCATCAATCGGTACTGCGGATCTGGGCTGGAAGCCATCGCCATTGCATCCGCCAAGATTCACGCTGGGCTGGCCGATTGCATCATTGCCGGTGGTACGGAGTCGATGTCGATGGTGCCGGTGATGGGTTGGAAAACCGCGCTGAACTACGAAATAGCCAAGTCCCACCCCGATTATTATATCGGAATGGGGCTCACGGCTGAGCAGGTTGCGCAGCAGTTCAACATCAGCCGCGACGCACAGGACGAGTTTGCTCTCGAATCGCATCAGCGGGCACTGGCGGCTCAGCGCGATGGTAAATTCACCGACGAGATCGTACCGATCAACGTAACGGAAACGTACTTCGACGCGGAAAGCAACAAAAAGAAAACCCGTCAGTGGACGGTTACTCAGGACGAAGGCCCCCGCAAAGACACGAGCGCGGAAGGGCTGGCAAAGCTGAAGCCGGTCTTTACGGCTGGCGGTTCGGTAACGGCTGGTAACTCGTCGCAAACGTCAGACGGCGCGGCTTTCGTGATCGTTATGTCGGAACGGCTGGTAAACGAATTAAATCTCAAACCCGTCGCCCGGATGATGTCGTATGCATCAGCGGGTGTTGAACCCAAGATCATGGGCATTGGACCGGTAGCGGCTATCCCCATCGCGCTGCAAAAAGCGGGTATAAAGCAGGACGATATCGACATGATCGAACTGAACGAAGCTTTTGCTGCGCAGGCATTAGCTGTTGTTCAGGAACTCGCCCTCGATCGCAGCAAGATCAACCCGAACGGGGGAGCTATCGCGCTGGGTCATGCGCTGGGATCGACCGGGGCCCGGCTCACCGTACAGCTCCTCAACGAAATGCGTCGGCAGGACGAAAAATACGGTATGGTATCTGCCTGCGTCGGTGGTGGACAAGGTGTAGCGGGTATTTTCGAGCGGCTCAATTAGGGCGTTCAACAGCTTTTCCACAAAAGCAAGGCCGGACCGCTAATCAGCAGTCCGGCCTTGCTTTTATAAGGGCGTCTTATTATTTCTTACGGATGATCAGCCGTTGCCCCACGGAGACACTGTAGTTTTTCAGGTTATTCCAGCGAGCCAAATCCTCGACCGATACCTTGTTAATCAGCGCAATGCGGTAAGCTGTCTGACCGGGCTGAACAAAATAGTAGTAGTAATTTGACTGGGCAGCGGCCTGCGCCGATAGCGCAGCCTGTACTGGCGAGCCGGGAGTCGTTCTGGCCTTTATCGAGGCAGGTACTTTCACGACGCTCACGATAATTTCCTGACCAATTTCCAGCGGGTAACGCTCCGACAGATTATTCCACGTGTAGAGCTGGCCCACGGCAACACCATACTGCCGCGCAATGGAATAGTACGTCTGGCCCGCCTTCACAACATGCAGTCTGACAATTTCGCGCGGCTCAGCCTGCACTGTGTCCCGGCGCGTGGTTGCAGTAGTGCGAATAGCTCCCGAGTCAGACGATACTTTGGCGGGCCGCTGACTACTCACGGTTGACTGAACCGAAACCGACGGTGTGGCCACTGGTGTGACTATCGTAGCCGGGTTTTGCTTCGTACGTGCAGGTGCAAGTGTGGGTGTTGGCGTACGGGCCGGGGGCGCAACAGCAACAGCCCGACTGGGGGGTATTGACACAGGTTTAGGCAACGGCGAGCTGACAATCGTATCAGCCTTTACATCACTTTCCTGTTGTGTCAGCACAGGTGTATCAACAGACGGTTCGATCGGTGCGGGTAATTCTGGCACTTGCTGATACTCGACAGGCCGGCTTCGGGGGCGTTTCCGTTGCAGCCAGATAATTCGGCCGGTCTGTACGCGCTGATTAGCCGGAAGCCGGTTGAATTTCAGCAACGACCGCAGGCGAACACCGTACATGTTGGCGATATCCCGTAACGTCTGTCCGCGTTGGACAACGTGAAACGGAACCATGGCCCGCCGATTTTTCCGCTCCAGGTAATAGATCTGTCCGGGACGGATTACATCCTGCGTAGTGAGGTCGTTATCGGCGATAAAGGCTTCAACGTGCATCTTGCCGTAATAGGCCATCGTAATCACATTGTCGCAGGGCTGAGCCTGTACCCCCCGCAACCCATTGATCGTGTAGTACATCGCCGGGCTATAGATACTGGCTGGTTCCTGCGGTCGCTTGACCAGCACGGGGAAACCAACGTCAGCCGGTTGCGCAGCGCTCAGCCGGGTCTGATTTTGGGTACTTGTCTTTGCCTGCGTGAACTCTTCATTCGTGACCCGAATCAGCACCGGGTACCGCTTGTCGGTTGGGATAACCGTCGTTTTCAGCCACTGATTGAACGGCGAAAACCGGTCTTCGCCCAGATTAAGTTGCCGCGCGATGGATGCCAGCGTCTTCCCGCTGGCATTGGCATATTCAAACAGCACAAATACCTGCGTTGGTCGAAACGTGGGCTCCTCGCGTTCGACGGCGAACTTACGCGCCAGTATTTTCCAGAGTAGCGGTGGATTTTTCTCCGTCAGCAGGAGATAGGTCGCGTATTTGCTGGCTGGTTTCCGGTCTGTCGGCGCAATGCTCTGTAGATACTGCAATAGCGTCTGGGCATAGTTGCCCGATTGCAGTTGCAAATCAGATAGTCGATCTACAACGGCGTTAGTCGCCAGAACCGGGTGGAACCGTTCATCAACCGACGGATCAATACGCAGCTTCAACGGACCCGCATCAACGATTGTCAGCCCCCAGTAGCCGGTACCAGTCTGATCGGAAAACGGCATGGCCGCGTAGCGAAAGTCGGCGGGTAGCTTATCTTCCGCCAGCCGGGCTTCAAGCAGGGGGCTCAATTGCCGGAGCGTTTCCAGATCACGTAGCAACACGGCCCGGTTGGCGTACATGCCGTTGACTTCCTGCTGAATCAGCTGGCGGGCTACTTCGTTGATGTGCACCGTAACTCCCGCAAACTCCACGTCAAACGGAACCTGCGGAACGGCCTGCCCATTGGTTATTTCCCAGCTTGCAAACAGCAGACAACCAATTACCAGTCGTTTCAACAATCCTTGTTCCATGTATGGTGGGTTATGCCAACCCTGTCGGGTCGACAACCAAAAATATCAATAAATAGTAGCCTGATACCTTTAAAACTATAGGTAAGCCATATTACACGCCCAGCTACCCGCCAAACGCCGTTCATGAGCAGGAAGCCGCTTCGGGACGAAACGGATACCGTTGACGATTGTAGCAATTAGCTAACCATTTTTTATGACGCAAATTGTATACGAGACGTCAGCACTTTACAAAGAAAAATTTGTTATTAGTATGCTTGCATACTAATTCCGAGTCGTGTTACTTTGTGTAAATTAGTATGCAAGCATAACAAACCACGAGTCATGATTGCGACCGAACCAAAAGCATCGATCAAAGGGGGCGAATTCCTGATCAAAGAAACCAGCGCAGCGCAGGTTTTTATACCCGAAGAATTTTCTGAAGAGCAACAGATGATCGCGGCCACCTGCCGCGAATTTCTGGAGCGCGAAATATGGCCCCGGCTCGACGAAATCGACAAGGCGAAATCGCCCGAACTGATCTCGTCGCTGATGGACAAGGCCGGTGAACTGGGGCTGCTCGGTACGGGCGTACCCGAAGAGTACGGCGGCTTCGGCATGAGTTTCAATACCTCAATGCTGGTAGCCGAAGTAACGGGAGCCGGGCATTCGTTCTCGGTAGCCCTGTCGGCGCACACCGGTATCGGAACGCTGCCGATCGTGTACTACGGCAACGACGAGCAGAAAGCAAAGTACCTGCCAAAGCTGGCAACCGGCGAATGGAAAGCCGCCTACTGCCTGACTGAGCCGGATTCAGGCTCAGACGCTAACTCGGGAAAGAGCCGCGCAAAACTGTCGGACGATGGTAAGCATTACGTGCTCAACGGGCAGAAGATGTGGATCACCAACGGCGGGTTTGCCGACGTTTACATCGTATTCGCCAAAATTGACGAGAACGGGCAGGTCGATAAGAATCTGTCGGCGTTTATTGTCGAGAAAGACTTTGCCGGGATCACGATGAACGAGCCCGAGCACAAGATGGGCATCAAAGGATCGGACACGCGTCAGATTTTCTTCAACGACGTACAGGTACCCGTCGAAAACCTGCTATCAGAGCGTGGAAATGGCTTTAAGATCGCGGTCAACATCCTGAACATTGGCCGGATCAAGCTGGGCGTGGCGGCTGTGGGTGGTAGCAAGGAAGTTATCAACAACGCGGTTAATTACGCTAACGAACGCAAGCAGTTTAAAACGGCGATCTCGCAGTTTGGGGCTATCAAGCACAAGCTGGCTGAGATGGCGATCAAAGTGTACGCGTCGGAGTCGGCGAGTTACCGGGCGGGTCAGAATATCGACGACATGATCGAGGATCTGAAAAGTCAGGACATCGCCGACGTACCCGCCAAGCTACAGGCGCTGGAGCAGTTTGCCATCGAGTGCGCCATCATGAAAGTACACGGTTCAGAAGCCCTCGACTATGTAGTCGATGAGGGTGTGCAGGTCTACGGCGGGATGGGTTACTCGGCCGACGCCCCGATGGACCGGGCCTACCGTGACGCGCGCATCAACCGGATTTTTGAAGGCACCAACGAGATCAACCGGATGCTGGTGGTCGACATGATGCTGAAGCGGGCGATGAAAGGCGAACTCGATCTGATGGGTCCGGCGATGGCCGTGGCGAAAGAGATCATGGCTATTCCTGATTTCAACACGGAGGAGGAAGAAGGTTTGTTTGTGGCAGAAAAGAAGGTACTGAAAAACCTGAAGAAAGCCGCCCTGATGGTGTCTGGTGCCGCCGTGCAGAAGTTCATGATGACCCTCTCCAACGAGCAGGAGATTCTGATGAACATTGCCGATATGGTTATCGAAATCTACGTGGCCGAATCGGTGCTGCTGCGCGTCGAGAAACTAATCGGGGTGCAGGGCGAAGAAGCAATAAGCCTGCAAAAGCAGATTGCGCTTGTTTACCTGCACGAAGCCGTCGAAAAAATCAACAACGTGGGTCGGCAGGCTGTTACATCGTTTGCCGAAGGCGACGAATTACGCGGTATGCTGATGGGCCTGAAGCGCTTCACCAAAATAGAACCAATGAACCTCAAGGATGCCCGCCGGTCGATTGCCGACGCCATGATTGCGGAGAACAAATACATTTTCTAAGGCGAGTCGGAAGCCTGAAACAAATTATCCAACAACAATGATTGGTGCAAAGGCGGCTCTGGGTCAGAGCCGCCTTTCTTGTTTTGACAAAAGTTGTAGTGTTACAGCGTTGTAGAGCTGGTTTTGTGGGCGGGACGAAGTCCTTAACTTGCGTAGAAAACCAGCTTTCCGCTCATGAATCGCATCGATCGGCTAACGGCTATTCTGATTCACCTGCAATCGAAACGGGTGGTGAAAGCGCAGGAACTGGCAGATCGGTTTGGGTTGAGCCTGCGTACGATTTACCGCGACATTCGGGCGCTGGAAGAAGCCGGTGTCCCGATCGGGGCGGAAGCCGGAATCGGTTATTTTCTGACGGGGTATCAGCTACCGCCGGTGATGTTTTCCAACGCCGAAGCGTCGGCCCTGCTAATCGGCGGCAAAATCCTGGCGCAGATGACCGACGAGTCCATCCGGACGCCGTACGAATCGGCCCTGTTCAAAATCAAGGCGGTGCTATCGCGGACCGAAAAAGACCACCTGGATGAGCTGGCCGGGCAAATTGAAATTATCAAACCCATGCAGCCCCGCCCCTACTCCGAGCAGTTGCTCTACGCTATTCAGGGCGCGCTGGTACGGGGCCACCGGCTGACGATTGACTACCGGGCAGGCTACAGCGACACGCAGACGCAACGTACTATCGAACCCATCGGCTTGTGCCACTACGGCGTGGGCTGGCACCTGATCGCTTACTGCCGGCTTCGCCACGATTACCGCGACTTCCGCGTTGACCGGATTGAGCAATTGACCGAACTGACCGAGCCCTTTTCCCGCCAATCGAGGCTGTCGTTGCAGGATTACCTGAATCGGCTGACGCAGGAACAGGATTTGCAGGAAGTCGTTATCGTATTCAGTCGGGACATGGCGCGGTTTGCACAGGATCAGCGGTACGAATTCGGGTTTGTGTCGGAAGAGGAGACACCCGATGGCGTTCGCATGACGTTCCTGACGCAGTGCCCAAAGTCGCTGGGCCGCTGGCTGCTGATGTACGGCCGGTCGGTATGCATTGAAAGTCCGTCATCCATGCGCTCAATCATGCAGCATTTTATTCAGGACATAACTGGGCATTATTTGTAGGGTTTAAGGTTTGATGTTTAACGTTTAAGGTTGTTCCCGGTCTTTAACTTTAAACGTTAAACATCAAACCTTAAACCCCAAACGTCAAACTCGCCCCCGCCTGCTGACATAGGGCTGTCAGTGGGTGCGTTGATCTTTGTAGGGTACGTTTCAAACCCCCTACGTTTATGACAACCGACGCACAAGTTCAACCCCTGACGCTTGTCCCTAAAACCATTCCGCCCTTTACAGCACTGGTCAGCAGCCTGCGAACCACGCTGAAACGACTCCACGAGTGCGAACCTGTTATGCAGGCGTTGTATGGCGAAGCAGCCCGGCTAAACCTGATCATCAACGGCCCATCGCAATGGCA is part of the Spirosoma rhododendri genome and encodes:
- a CDS encoding NuoI/complex I 23 kDa subunit family protein, with the translated sequence MQLTNRAKQVSNKEMTLAEKMYLPAVVSGLAITIKHFFRKKPTIQYPEVKKYLGPIYRGHHILKRDEQGRERCTACGLCAVACPAEAISMVAAEREKGEESLYREEKYAAVYEINMLRCIFCGLCEEACPKQAVYLRHDQMVPVFLERDEVIYGKDRLVEKMDDRYIRKNSEVKTTPTEPSLTRSAT
- the nuoH gene encoding NADH-quinone oxidoreductase subunit NuoH; this translates as MALPILLTKGLIILVIFGISLLIATYSTYAERKVAAFLQDRIGPNRAGPWGLLQPIADAGKLFFKEDFIPSQASKWLFILGPSLAMFTALMSSAVIPFGDSIRFMWDNVRYDINVQGIEINIGVLYIFGVVSLGVYGVMVGGWASNNKFSLLGAIRAASQNISYEIALGLSIITILMMTGSLSVRQIVNEQASFFEWNVFTQPLGFIIFLTCSFAECNRTPFDLPECETELVGGYHTEYSSMKLGLYLFSEYINMFVSSAFISALYFGGFHYPFMNEVNGALENSLGAITGHNLATALGFLVFFGKILFFIFFFMWVRWTLPRFRYDQLMNLGWKIFIPLSILNVVITGAGLLYNFKYSSWLIAIVMIVLAVTSQAKAPKQQVVPQRS
- a CDS encoding acyl-CoA dehydrogenase family protein, which gives rise to MIATEPKASIKGGEFLIKETSAAQVFIPEEFSEEQQMIAATCREFLEREIWPRLDEIDKAKSPELISSLMDKAGELGLLGTGVPEEYGGFGMSFNTSMLVAEVTGAGHSFSVALSAHTGIGTLPIVYYGNDEQKAKYLPKLATGEWKAAYCLTEPDSGSDANSGKSRAKLSDDGKHYVLNGQKMWITNGGFADVYIVFAKIDENGQVDKNLSAFIVEKDFAGITMNEPEHKMGIKGSDTRQIFFNDVQVPVENLLSERGNGFKIAVNILNIGRIKLGVAAVGGSKEVINNAVNYANERKQFKTAISQFGAIKHKLAEMAIKVYASESASYRAGQNIDDMIEDLKSQDIADVPAKLQALEQFAIECAIMKVHGSEALDYVVDEGVQVYGGMGYSADAPMDRAYRDARINRIFEGTNEINRMLVVDMMLKRAMKGELDLMGPAMAVAKEIMAIPDFNTEEEEGLFVAEKKVLKNLKKAALMVSGAAVQKFMMTLSNEQEILMNIADMVIEIYVAESVLLRVEKLIGVQGEEAISLQKQIALVYLHEAVEKINNVGRQAVTSFAEGDELRGMLMGLKRFTKIEPMNLKDARRSIADAMIAENKYIF
- a CDS encoding helix-turn-helix transcriptional regulator translates to MNRIDRLTAILIHLQSKRVVKAQELADRFGLSLRTIYRDIRALEEAGVPIGAEAGIGYFLTGYQLPPVMFSNAEASALLIGGKILAQMTDESIRTPYESALFKIKAVLSRTEKDHLDELAGQIEIIKPMQPRPYSEQLLYAIQGALVRGHRLTIDYRAGYSDTQTQRTIEPIGLCHYGVGWHLIAYCRLRHDYRDFRVDRIEQLTELTEPFSRQSRLSLQDYLNRLTQEQDLQEVVIVFSRDMARFAQDQRYEFGFVSEEETPDGVRMTFLTQCPKSLGRWLLMYGRSVCIESPSSMRSIMQHFIQDITGHYL
- a CDS encoding acetyl-CoA C-acyltransferase produces the protein MDAYIVAGYRTAVGKAPRGGLRLTRPDDMAAEVIKHLLSQVPALDPVRVEDLIVGNAVPEAEQGMQIARYIALLSLPNSVPGFTINRYCGSGLEAIAIASAKIHAGLADCIIAGGTESMSMVPVMGWKTALNYEIAKSHPDYYIGMGLTAEQVAQQFNISRDAQDEFALESHQRALAAQRDGKFTDEIVPINVTETYFDAESNKKKTRQWTVTQDEGPRKDTSAEGLAKLKPVFTAGGSVTAGNSSQTSDGAAFVIVMSERLVNELNLKPVARMMSYASAGVEPKIMGIGPVAAIPIALQKAGIKQDDIDMIELNEAFAAQALAVVQELALDRSKINPNGGAIALGHALGSTGARLTVQLLNEMRRQDEKYGMVSACVGGGQGVAGIFERLN
- a CDS encoding NADH-quinone oxidoreductase subunit J family protein encodes the protein MTEFLTFIKSLTPTGYLFLILTALTLISAMGVVTARNPIYSVLALIATFFCLSGHYILLNAQFLAAVNIIVYAGAIMVLFLFTIMFLNLRKDDEESKTNLTKIASVIVGGTLMVMLIMIFRAKSSQMPTGSVVGFDSQTGMVENLGHLLYGSYILPFELVSVLFLIAMVGAVMLGKREAGDRHF
- a CDS encoding LysM peptidoglycan-binding domain-containing protein, with product MEQGLLKRLVIGCLLFASWEITNGQAVPQVPFDVEFAGVTVHINEVARQLIQQEVNGMYANRAVLLRDLETLRQLSPLLEARLAEDKLPADFRYAAMPFSDQTGTGYWGLTIVDAGPLKLRIDPSVDERFHPVLATNAVVDRLSDLQLQSGNYAQTLLQYLQSIAPTDRKPASKYATYLLLTEKNPPLLWKILARKFAVEREEPTFRPTQVFVLFEYANASGKTLASIARQLNLGEDRFSPFNQWLKTTVIPTDKRYPVLIRVTNEEFTQAKTSTQNQTRLSAAQPADVGFPVLVKRPQEPASIYSPAMYYTINGLRGVQAQPCDNVITMAYYGKMHVEAFIADNDLTTQDVIRPGQIYYLERKNRRAMVPFHVVQRGQTLRDIANMYGVRLRSLLKFNRLPANQRVQTGRIIWLQRKRPRSRPVEYQQVPELPAPIEPSVDTPVLTQQESDVKADTIVSSPLPKPVSIPPSRAVAVAPPARTPTPTLAPARTKQNPATIVTPVATPSVSVQSTVSSQRPAKVSSDSGAIRTTATTRRDTVQAEPREIVRLHVVKAGQTYYSIARQYGVAVGQLYTWNNLSERYPLEIGQEIIVSVVKVPASIKARTTPGSPVQAALSAQAAAQSNYYYYFVQPGQTAYRIALINKVSVEDLARWNNLKNYSVSVGQRLIIRKK